The genomic window ATCACAATCCCTGCAATGTACAATGATAGCGTTTACTCTCCGCCCCCCACGACTGGCCCGCGGATATGGTGACGACGGCCGTGGATGCGGCCGCGCCGGGGCCAATCGGTCGAGCGGTCTCCGCGCCGGAGCGCTGCCGTGGCCGAGCATTTCTTCGAAGAGCAGAAAGAGCAGTCGCAGGTCAAGACGGCGATCGTGTCCAAGTATTTCTGGGCGTGGGCCAAGGTGATCACATCGGTGCTGGCACGCAACCGGGGCGACATGCGGATCGCCTACGTGGACCTGTTCGCCGGCCCCGGCCGCTACGAGGACGGTGCGAAGTCGACGCCACTGCTGATCCTGGAGCAGGCGATCGCCGAGCCGGCTTTCCGCGACAACCTGGTCGCCTGGTTCAACGACAAGGACGCGGCCAACACCAGCACCTTGCTCAAGGAGATTAAGCAGTTGCCCGGCATCGACACGATGGAGCGCCAGCCGAAGGTGTACACGAACGAAGTGGGCACCGAAATCGTCAAGATGTTCGAGCAGCTGGACCTGGTGCCCACACTGTTCTTCGTCGATCCCTGGGGCTACAAGGGCCTATCGCTGCGGCTGATCAACTCCGTGCTCAAGGACTGGGCGTGCGAGTGCATCTTCTTCTTCAATTACACGCGTATCAATATGGGCCTGCCGAACGAGCGAGTTGATGCACACATGGATGCGCTGTTCGGCGCCGAACGGGCGGCGGCGCTCCGGCAAAAGATCAAGTCGCTCTCGCCTGACGACCGCGAGCTGGCGATCACTGAGGAGATCTGCGAGGCGCTGGTGGAGATGGGTGGCAAGTACGTGCTGCCGTTCCGCTTCAAGAACGAGAAGGGCACGCGCACCAAGCACCAACTGATCTTCGTCAGCAAGCACCCGCTCGGCTACAAGATCATGAAGGACGTGATGGCGAAGGAGAGCTCGTCGCACGAGCAGGGCGTGCCCACCTTTGAATACAACCCCGCCACGACCGACCAGCCGCTGCTGTTCGAGTTCGCGAGGCCGCTGGACGACCTGGAGGGTATGCTGCTCGACGAGTTCGCCGGGCGCACGATGACGATGGCGGAGATCTGCGAGGAGCACCACTACGGCCGGCGCTATATCGCCAAGAATTATAAAGATGTTTTGACTAAAATGGAGCAGGCGGGCAAGATCACGGGCGATCCACCGCACACCAAGCGCCGCAAGATCAAGGGCGAAGTCACCTGCGCGGATGCGACGAAGTTCACCTTCCCACCCAAGCAGGCAGTCACATGAGCGAAAAATCAACTATCGAATGGACCGACGCCACCTGGAATCCCGTCCGGGGCTGCACGAAGATCAGCCCCGGCTGCAAGCATTGCTACGCCGAGACGTTCGCCGAGCGGTTCCGCGGCGTGCCGGGCCATCCTTACGAGCAGGGATTCGACCTGCGGCTGGTGCCGGCCAAGCTGTCGGAGCCGCTCAAATGGGCGGCTCCGAAAACGATCTTCGTCAACTCGATGAGCGACCTGTTCCACAAGGACGTGCCCGACGCCTACATCGAGCGCGTGGTGCAGGTGATGGAGTTGGCCGACTGGCACACCTATCAGGTGTTGACGAAGCGCGCCGATCGCCTGCGAGACCTGCTGCGGACGAAACTGGCCTTCGCCGCCCGGCTGGAACACATCTGGTGGGGCGTCAGCGTGGAGGATAGGAAGTACGGGCTGCCGCGGATCGACGCGTTGCGAGAAGCGCCGGCGGCGTTGCGGTTCCTGTCCGTGGAGCCGCTGCTGGAGGATCTGGGTGAGATCGACCTTGGCGGAATCGATTGGGTGATCGTCGGCGGTGAGAGCGGCGCGGGCTCGCGGCCGCTGGACGCGGCTTGGGTGGTCTCGATCCGCGAGCAGTGCCGGGGCGCCAAGGTGCCGTTCTTCTTCAAACAGTGGGGCGGCGTGCGCAAATCGGAGGCGGGGCGGATGTTGGAGGGGGTGACCTTCGACGAGATGCCCGAGCGCCGCAGCCGCAGCGTTGCCGCCCACCAGTCGCGGCAGGGCATGATCCGCGATGTGCGGCAGTGGGAGGCGGCATTCCGACAGGCGGTGCCGACGGGGGACGAGGCGCAGGGCCTTCTCTTGCAAGTGGATTGACCGCATCGCCCTTCCGGCACGGACGCCCGGAACGCTAGAATGCATCAAGAATTCTGGTCATAGGAAGGGCCGCATGGTCTGCGGGAGACAGGCATGAGCAACGCGCGGCCGAGCCTGGGAGACGTTTTCGAATACGGTCAGATGGTGGCTGCCGGGGCAATCAAGGAGCCGCCCCCGACCCGCCGCGCCTTCATCTCCGCGCCGGCCTCGGTCGACACCGGCGTCATCCGCCAGGCCCTGGAGAGCCGGGGGATCGCGCCCTACGAGATCGACGATCTGGCGAATGCCGGCGTCAGCATGCCGGAAATTATCGACGACTGCATCCAGCGCGCGGACCTGGTCGTCGCAGTCATCGGCGGCGGGAAGGCAAAGGGGAATGTCCTGTTCGAGTTGGGCTTCGCCACCGCCCTGAAGAAGCGCATTCTGGCGCTTGTGCCGCCGGACGAAGATCTGCCGGTGTCGGAGATCCCCTACCTACGCATCTCTCCTGACAACCGCGAGGCGATTGATTTCGGGCTGGATCAGATCCTTCGCGTGCCCTGGCCTGGATGGCAGGCACCGGGGGAGCCCGCCCGCAAGACCGAACCGATCGGCGCCGCGGCCGACGCGCTGTTGGCGAGGCTCGCGGCGGCGGTGGGGCACCTGGACGAGCAGGAATTGACGGAAATCGTCACGGACGCCCTCGCCGCCAGCAAGATTTCGTCGCTGAGCTACTCCTCGGAGATCGTGGTGGAAGACAGCCGGGCCGATTTCGCCATTTGGTCGGACGATTTCGAGCCGTGGGTTGGGAATCCGCTGCTGATCGAGGTGCGCAGCCGGCTATCAAACCGTGGCGATTTGAGTCGGACACTCGATCAGATCACCCGCATGCTCGACAAGACGCACACTGCTTGGGGGCTCCTACTTTACGGCGTGGCCGATTTCGCCCTCGGCGATGAGTCGGCCCGCCATCCTCGTGTGTTTGTGATGTCGATCGAGGAATTCGTGCGTTCGCTCCGCGAGACGGGGTTGGGCGAATTCCTGAGAGGACGGCGCAACCTCCGGGTGCACGGGAGGGGCTAGGATGGCGGCCTACTCGCAGGCTGCCATCCAGGGCTTCCTCAAGGCAGCCGATCAGGCGACGACGCGCGCGGCGAAGGGGAAGGCGTTTGAGGACCTGATCTGCTACCTGTTCGAGAAGGTGGCGGGTATCGCCATCACGCAGCGAAACGTCCTCAACCGGATGGAGTCGGAAGAGATCGACGTGGCGCTTTGGAACGACGGGCACCCGCGCGGCCTGAAGTCGCTGACCAACATGCTGCTGGTGGAGTGCAAGAACTGGTCGGCAACCGTCGGAAGCGCCGAGGTCATCACGTTCATCAGCAAGCTCGAACGCCGAGGCGTGGAGTACGGCTTCCTGTTCGCGGCCAACGGGATCACCGGCAACGCCCAGGACGGCAAGGCCGCCCATTACTCGGTGTCGAACGCGCTTGCGAAGAAGATCCGCATCGTGGTGATTACGCGGGCCGAGGTGGAGAAGCTGCAGTCGAGCGAGGACCTGGTGCTGCTCATCAAGCAGAAGCTCTGCCACCTGGTCGCCAGCGAAACGGCATGGCCATAAGGCGAGTCACTTCGCCGTCGGCTTGCGGCCCGGCTTCGCGTCCTTGATCGCCTGCTCGGCGTCCTTGTAGCCGGCAATCCAGTTGGCGGGATCTTCCGACCAGTGGCGGTCGGTTTCGGGGGGGCTAAAAGGAAAGGGAGCGAAAAAGGGGACATTCCGTAAGCGAAAAATGGGACATTCCGAATAATAAGCGAAAAAGGGGACATTCCGAATAATGTCATTTGTCCCAGCGAGAGAGAGGCTCACGCGTGACGGGCCATCGGCGGAAGCTGACGGCAAGAACGTTATTGAACGGATTGCTAACGAAAAAAGCCCCCGCCATTCAGGCGGGGGCTTTGGGATACATCAGAATAGTCGGGGCGAGAGGATTTGAACCTCCGACCTCACGGACCCGAACCGTGCGCTCTAGCCAAGCTGAGCTACGCCCCGTCGTTGCGTAGGATGAATCTTAGCGATTGGCGGTGGCGTGTCAACCGCAGCCGGGCGGGATGCGGCCGGAATGACGGGATGCCCGGTCAGCGGGCCCGGGGCGGGGGACTCGCCGGGGCGGGATCGGTCGGGGGGGCGTGGTGCTCCAGGGGGGTCTGGGCGGTGGCGAGGAAGGCGTGCCAGTCGCGCTCCACCGAGGCCAGGTCGTCGCCGAGCACCCGGCGGAAGGCGGCGACGGTGCGGTCGCCGGGCGGGAGGTCCGCGAGGGAGGCGTCGGGGCTCCGCAGGAGATCCAGGAAGCGGAGGTAGGCGTCGGAACGCTCCAGCCGCAAGAAGTAGACGAGGGCCCAGGCCTCGGCGTACGGGTCGCGCTGGTAGCCCCGGCCGAAGCCGCGGCCCCGGAGGAGCGGCTCCAGGGCCGGCGTCGGCTGGATCTTCCGCCAGTCGGGGAGGCGAAGGTCGTGGGCCCGCGAGATCCCCGCCCATCGGCCGCCGCGGACGACCTCGTACTGGGCGGCGAGGCCCTCCTGGAACCAGATCGGGAAGTCGTCGTGGCGCGACTGGAGCCCGCTGTTCGCGGCCAGGAGGTGGACCATCTCGTGGGCCGCGGTCCCCTCGTCCATCGCCAGGCGGTCGAGGTCCAGCAGCGTCTCGCCCCGGAGGGTCTCCCGCTCCAGCCGGCCCAGGAGGGACCGGGCTTCGTCGCGGCCGAGAGTCCGCGGCGCCTCGCCGCCGACCGCCACGCGCAGCCTGCCCCGCGCGGGCATCCGCTCGACGGCCGCCCGCAGCCGATCGAGCTCCCCCCGGCGGGTCTCGGACGCCTGCTTGCCGCGCTCGTGCCGCTCCAGGCAGCGGGAGTCGTAGGCGACGACGGCGTTCCAGGTGGGATGGAAGTAGCCCTTCGTGGTCGCGAAGGCGCCGGCGTTCTGCGAGCGGAGGAACGCCAGGTAGTCGGACTGCTCGGAGAACCAGGCGAAGATCAGCTTCCGATCGGGGACCTTCAGCTCGATCCCCCGGCCGGCGAAATCCAGATAGAAGCTGGTGATCACCCGTTCGAGCAACGCCAGGCGGCGAGCGGCCTCGGCGTCGGCCTGCCGGTGCAGGAGGAGGACGTGGGGGCCCTCCGAGGCCTCCATCGACACGCCCAGCGCCTTCCGGAACGCCGAGGCGTCCGGGGCCCGGCGCGGCTCGTCCAGGCGGTCGAGGGCGGCCGCCATCCGGGCCGTCGGCGCATGCCCCGGGTCGGCCTCGCGGAGGGAACGGATCTCGGGGGCCGCCTCGATCGCCAGGCCGTTCTCGATGGCCCACCAGATGGCCGCATAGCGGTCCTGCGTCCCTCCCGGCCGGGCCAGGTCCCTGCGCCGGGGCCATTCGTCCTCGGGCGAGTAGCCGGGCACGATCTTCTTGAAGTCGGCCCGCGCGAACTCGCGGATGCCGTCCGGGAGCGTGATCTCCACGCGATCGCCCTCGACCTTCGCCGACGCCTGGATCTCCCCCCCCTTCTCGAAGTAGAGGAGGTCCGCTCGCGCCCCGGCCGAGCCCAGGATGGCCGCCGTCGCCATCAGCCGGCGGAGGACTCGCCCCCTCAACGCTGCCATCCGGACCATGCGCGTCACTCCTTCGACAGGTCGAACCCCCGCGGAGAGTATCGGAGGGCGGGCGCCGGAAGTCGAACGGAAGGGGCGAAAAAATGGCGGCCGGGGTACGGGAAATGCTCAAGAAACGGGATCAATTCGACGACGCGGGCGCACGGTCGTGTCGCCGGACCGCGTTGGAATCCGACAGGAAGTTTATGCAGGACCGAGTTGTCAATCGGTGATCCGCAACGATACCGGGATGTCAGGGAGGTCAGGATGCTCGTTCTCAGCCGGAAGCCCTTGCAGACGATCATGATCGGTAACGACATCAAGATCACGATCGTGAAGGTCGAGCGGAACCAGGTGCGGATCGGGATCGAGGCCCCGCGGAATGTCTCGATCCTCCGCAGCGAGCTGGCCGAGGATGCCACGCAGGCCCTCCACCGGCTCGGCCTCGAGGTCGGCTCGCACGAGGACGTCGAGGTCGAAGTCCTGGCCTGAGGCCCCCCGGACAACGGCCCGCGGCGCGACCGGCGGGCCGTCGGGGGCTCACGGCCCCCCGATGGCCGCACGGGCGGATCAGAAGGCGACGGGCGCGGCCCCTTCCTCGGACGATTCCCCGCCCTCCTCCTCGGTCTCGCCGCCGGCGAAGAGCCGCTTCGCCTTGTCGCCCACCGCGAAGGATTCCAGGCAGAGGACGATCCTGGGCTTGATCGTCGGGCCGTCGGCCTTCAGGTATTCGAAGATCAAGGCCACCTCATAGGGACTGGTCTTGCCGTCGCCGTAGAAGTTGACCTGGATCTCCTTGCCGTTGCCGGGGTCCAGCGTCGCGGTCCGGAAGACATTGCCCTTCCGCGAGTCCTCCTTGAGCTTGGTGGCCTCGACGTCGGCCCCGTAGGCGGCCTTCACGAGCTCCAGGACCTCCGCCCTGAAGTCCCCGCGAGGCGCCGATTCGGGCGGGGGCGCGGCCCCCTTCTTGGCCGGGGCCTTGGGCTGCTTGACGCGGCCGAGGATGTGGAGGCTCTGCTTCTCGGCCTCGATGAAGCTGGATTCCACGTCGAACCGGCCCGGCTCGACGACCGTCATCTGGAAGGCCTGCGTCGGCCCCGTCATGTCCTTGGGCGGGCGGACGTAGATGTGCAGCTCCTGGAGCTTCCCCTTCGTCGGCGCGGCGATCAGGTTGCTGTCGAGCTGCTTCTGGTACTTCATCTCCTGGATCGTCAGATCGAGCCGGCGCTCGTAGTTCTGCGTGCCGCAGCCGACCGCCACGACCAGCCCCGTCCCAAGCAAGACCGCGACCGACCGCCTCATGTCTCTCTCCTTGTCCGCGGGAACAGGCCCGCCCCGAGGATCGTCGCCGCGGCCCGATCGCCGGGCGCCGACCCGCTTCGCCCTTCCCGATCTCGCCCGGGACCTGGTAGGT from Aquisphaera giovannonii includes these protein-coding regions:
- a CDS encoding three-Cys-motif partner protein TcmP, producing MAEHFFEEQKEQSQVKTAIVSKYFWAWAKVITSVLARNRGDMRIAYVDLFAGPGRYEDGAKSTPLLILEQAIAEPAFRDNLVAWFNDKDAANTSTLLKEIKQLPGIDTMERQPKVYTNEVGTEIVKMFEQLDLVPTLFFVDPWGYKGLSLRLINSVLKDWACECIFFFNYTRINMGLPNERVDAHMDALFGAERAAALRQKIKSLSPDDRELAITEEICEALVEMGGKYVLPFRFKNEKGTRTKHQLIFVSKHPLGYKIMKDVMAKESSSHEQGVPTFEYNPATTDQPLLFEFARPLDDLEGMLLDEFAGRTMTMAEICEEHHYGRRYIAKNYKDVLTKMEQAGKITGDPPHTKRRKIKGEVTCADATKFTFPPKQAVT
- a CDS encoding DUF5131 family protein, with the translated sequence MSEKSTIEWTDATWNPVRGCTKISPGCKHCYAETFAERFRGVPGHPYEQGFDLRLVPAKLSEPLKWAAPKTIFVNSMSDLFHKDVPDAYIERVVQVMELADWHTYQVLTKRADRLRDLLRTKLAFAARLEHIWWGVSVEDRKYGLPRIDALREAPAALRFLSVEPLLEDLGEIDLGGIDWVIVGGESGAGSRPLDAAWVVSIREQCRGAKVPFFFKQWGGVRKSEAGRMLEGVTFDEMPERRSRSVAAHQSRQGMIRDVRQWEAAFRQAVPTGDEAQGLLLQVD
- a CDS encoding TIR domain-containing protein — translated: MSNARPSLGDVFEYGQMVAAGAIKEPPPTRRAFISAPASVDTGVIRQALESRGIAPYEIDDLANAGVSMPEIIDDCIQRADLVVAVIGGGKAKGNVLFELGFATALKKRILALVPPDEDLPVSEIPYLRISPDNREAIDFGLDQILRVPWPGWQAPGEPARKTEPIGAAADALLARLAAAVGHLDEQELTEIVTDALAASKISSLSYSSEIVVEDSRADFAIWSDDFEPWVGNPLLIEVRSRLSNRGDLSRTLDQITRMLDKTHTAWGLLLYGVADFALGDESARHPRVFVMSIEEFVRSLRETGLGEFLRGRRNLRVHGRG
- a CDS encoding restriction endonuclease; this translates as MAAYSQAAIQGFLKAADQATTRAAKGKAFEDLICYLFEKVAGIAITQRNVLNRMESEEIDVALWNDGHPRGLKSLTNMLLVECKNWSATVGSAEVITFISKLERRGVEYGFLFAANGITGNAQDGKAAHYSVSNALAKKIRIVVITRAEVEKLQSSEDLVLLIKQKLCHLVASETAWP
- a CDS encoding DUF1570 domain-containing protein, whose product is MVRMAALRGRVLRRLMATAAILGSAGARADLLYFEKGGEIQASAKVEGDRVEITLPDGIREFARADFKKIVPGYSPEDEWPRRRDLARPGGTQDRYAAIWWAIENGLAIEAAPEIRSLREADPGHAPTARMAAALDRLDEPRRAPDASAFRKALGVSMEASEGPHVLLLHRQADAEAARRLALLERVITSFYLDFAGRGIELKVPDRKLIFAWFSEQSDYLAFLRSQNAGAFATTKGYFHPTWNAVVAYDSRCLERHERGKQASETRRGELDRLRAAVERMPARGRLRVAVGGEAPRTLGRDEARSLLGRLERETLRGETLLDLDRLAMDEGTAAHEMVHLLAANSGLQSRHDDFPIWFQEGLAAQYEVVRGGRWAGISRAHDLRLPDWRKIQPTPALEPLLRGRGFGRGYQRDPYAEAWALVYFLRLERSDAYLRFLDLLRSPDASLADLPPGDRTVAAFRRVLGDDLASVERDWHAFLATAQTPLEHHAPPTDPAPASPPPRAR
- a CDS encoding carbon storage regulator; this translates as MLVLSRKPLQTIMIGNDIKITIVKVERNQVRIGIEAPRNVSILRSELAEDATQALHRLGLEVGSHEDVEVEVLA